The Arachis ipaensis cultivar K30076 chromosome B10, Araip1.1, whole genome shotgun sequence DNA window atagaggactcaGGTCcttccaggtattcattcatttcccacaccttctacctcttagatccattcttatttaagcgtcggagtgtctttgcaggtaccaccccccattgctccagtcaaataATCTGGCATCCGTCTCGACCCGCAAGTTGtcaatccatctctcaacccgtaccagagacatcttttACATAACTCCAGTGAGGGATCGATATTTATAGACTTCAGTAGAATGGAAGTAAAAATTGTAATAATCACAAGACAAAACCTGTTACTACTTATAATCATAATCTCCATTTATTTAGATGAAACGATTAGTAATTAAATTCAACTTTATATGTTATTGGGATTGATTAATTAAGCCCAAAGATATATATAAGATGCTGTCTGCCCCTTTCGGATAAATAATGAAAGATGTAAGTAATATTATGTGTTGGATACGATTGAGAAATTAGCCAAAAAGTTCTATCAAAGTTTGTCCAACGTAATATAACCCTGATTAGACACAAAGTTTGAATAATTGAAAACTTGAATAGATGCATTTTGTGGGCATCTCTTGCATGCAAATTTCAGTCAATCATAAAGGGAATAGACATGAATAAAAGTTTGTTATGCTactaataaacaaaagaaaaaaaacgtCAAAATCACTATAAAAAGCAATTGCTTAGGGAACATCACATTATGCATTTATGCTAATAGGGCGAAAATTTAGGGAACATGATATTCCAagttatttgaattttgaaactcAAATTAGTAACATCTGTGTGAAAATTCAGATATAAAGTATATGTGTGTTGGAAAAGTGTGAAAATATTGAATGTTTTTGATATCTGAATTTAACCCAAATGagttaaaaattacaaaatctgaGTTCTGATTCCATGCTAAGTAGGAAGAATGTGCATCCGACAAAATGCATGAAGACTCAAATTTGGGTAAAACTGGATTTTGTCCATCACATGTTTTTAGGAAGAGAATTATTTTTAGGTGAATTATACGGTAAAGATGTAAGTTTACAGATATTTCTTTTTATGGGATGAAAGAGAGATTGAAAATGGTAGGATCTACActttaaataacaataaaataataaaaaataactataaaaggaATTTATTTTCTCTCTCTATACCACTTCAATCTGTATAGTAGAGTGCCCCTTTTAATGTAAATTGTCAACAGATACACATGCAAAACGTCAATGACTCGAAGCTCAAAAATCACTGTTTTTGTCTTTTACCATTAACAACAATAATCCATCATCAATATTtggttttcatttcattttacaacacttattttattttcccaattttataTTCTAGTGTTCATATAATTATATTTCATTAGACATTGATATAAGGCAAAGGAATAGAAATGACAAGCCTTATATCCAAATTCCAAGGCTTtaacacctctctctctctctctctctctctctctctctgcaatCTTGCTTCTAAGAATGGTGAGAGGATATAGCAAAAATGGTGGTGAAGGATGGGCACCCATTGGGGCACCAGTAGCAGTGAAGGTGCACAAGATGGTTGATGAAGATCTTCCTCAACATTGGTCCAACTTTGACAGCTCTGTTAATGCAGTTTCATTTGGTTTTGTTGCCACTGCCATTCTCATCTCCATGTTCTTGCTCATGGCCATCTTTGAGAGGTTCCTCAgaccctcctcctcttcttctccttcctcctcctcctcctccactgCCACCCCCTCCCACAACCGCCCTCACCTTGGATTCAACTCCAAGCTCACTCATCCATCACCAAAAGTAAGTCTTTATTAGCTTTCCTTCACCTTCTTAATGCATTTCTTTCACTGTTGCTGCTTCTGCTTAACTTATCATTATTTATCTGacaaaacaaaaagcttatgttgaccaagttttcttttctttttatgttaaacacttttttttttccatcTAATAACATTATTTTCCAAAATTGTTTCTTgctttctgtttctgcttctgCATCCCCTCACTATTTGGAATTTGGAATATTAGATCTTGGGTACTACTTGTTGGTGAaaattaccttttttttttttgggttctgTTTTTCCTTTCTTCTAATGAATTTCTCACCCTTTTCCAATTCAGAAAGTTTGTGTACTGTGTGCATTCATCATCTCCCTCACTGTTCAACATCCCAAATAATCACTTTTTGAggaaattttgtgtttctttttcttctcattttcctCAAACATAATGTTCTTTGTTCCAGAGATTCTTCTTATTAGTTTAACACTAAAAAGATTGTTGCTTATTAGCACCCATTTATTCATTTATGTGAAGTGTACTTATTCATCATTGTGATTAAACCCCAATTTTTGTTTcaataggaaaaaaaaaaagtaataacttTGAATTTAGCTTCTCAGAagctaaatttttgttttactggatataatatataatataatacaaAATCTGAAGATATACATAAAAGGTATATGATAAGATGATAACCCACCAAATTGTTTCATTTAATTCCTAATGGATCTATCTACACGTTCTATCAAATACCCTTAATTATGAGTGAACTGTTTTGTCTACAGTTTActgatatttatatatatatacatggtcCTCCAAAGAAGTGTTCTGCTGAATCATTCATAGGTCCCTGTCGTTCCCTAGCCACGAGTCTTTCTTCATATTTGTTTATCCACCTTAGCTTTGTGTTGGAATTGAGACCCACATTGTCTTTGATGCTAATCTGCTCcatcaatttcaaattttaatgacACCAATGCATAGcccgtgtttgattaattaatAGTCACTATACTCAACACTCATCACTAAACTAAAGTTATTGTAACTATTAGTAAAaatgtaattttattttcttataattttttaaaattgcatATAGCAGAGAGAACAACATATTTATTAAGTTGATCAAATTTAAGAGTCTcaaataaaattactaatttcCATCTTTCTAGCTACTAGTTCCCAAGGTAACTAAGTAACCAACCCCATATGCTTAGTTTTTGTTCCACTCCACATGTTCACTTCTtggtagattttttttttaaataataattaatatagtAAATCTTATGATAAGTGTCATGCAAGAATTGTGTTGTCCACCTTGTGCCACTTCTTTGGAGGAACACAGTAGACCCACCTATGTGTATATATTTCATCAAACCCTAAAAGCTCACTaacaaaacaaataataataataatataaatagtttaataattttgttctttttctttctttagttTTGAATTCAGATCATGAACAATGGATAAGGTATTAGTAGAGAACATGCTTCAGCACTTAGGCTTCTGACACTGATTCTTCTTTTTGTGTTTATACTAATGATGCCACTAAGGGGCTTAGGCAATGAGACCATGTgaggaaattaaaattttaatttcactttAATTAAAGTTACCAGTTAATATTGTTTCTTTTGGGGGTTATCATTAATGTCACAACCCATTGGGAAATTGGATTAAGGGTAGCAATAATGCAATATATAATTGTGATTTGAGAATAACTAAATTGCAATACCATGTGATCTCACTCACTCCTCTATATCGTGGTTTCAGTGTTGTAGTGTCTATGACGTAAAACAAAGTTTTTGCATGATAACTACAAAATTATTAAAGGTGATCTTAACATGTAATATACATAATTAAgcattcttttatttatttatttatttaactctAAAAGACAACTAGTATTTAATTacagagaaaatgacaaataggtccttAACCTTTTAATCAGTGGACATTTAAATCctcgaaaatttgaaaatatatttaagtccCTAATCTTTTCAAAACATTGACATATCGATCCCTCATGTTCATTTGGGTCTGTCAGATCCAACGGAAAAAATTAAACGTGACTCCTGTTGTACTCACCTGATTGATACAAATGCACACATgagagaattttaaaatttactcAAGATCGATGTGTCCAGATTTTAAAAAAGTCAGtgacttaaatatatttttaaatcctCAGGATTTAAATGTCCACCGACCAAAAAGTCAAGAATCAAATTATCCTTTCTTCTAAATTATATTATGCTTTTTATTTGATCCATGTCTCACCGGCATGGTTATTTCTTGGTGAGCATATTTAATGTCATGAGTCATATATTGATGTGTAAAGTCAAATATATGATACGATGTTGGATGATGTTTGCGCCTTATCTAACACATATGTCCATAAAttgaaagaaaagatgaatagaAAAATGTAGCAGGAACATTGTCATTTTGTTGTGTTTGTTGAATGTCTTTTTtagtttccattttttttttcaatttcgtCCAGAAGTGATGTCCACTCGGATAAGATTCTACGTAAGATAAGaatcttatattatttttttaattttaaccacttcttttttttttttatgattgatGGGATGTATCACTACCCTCTGGGCCTTGGTTTGTTAatgatgattaattgattattatttTAGAAGATTGATTAGTGCTTCATTTATATGTTTAggaaaaattatttatatgtttATAGGCTGTTGATCACTCTGGCTAAttgtaattaataatttaatttggtTGTTGTCGTAAGTGGTTGCTTGCATCTTTAAATCCGTACATGTGTTATTGTTGTGTCTGACAATGTTGAAATCTTGGTGAGTCTATATTCGGTAATGGAAAATTAATTGCTTTGTACCTCTCCTTGCCGACAAGTCAATGGATTATGTTTCTTAATTTGTAAATTTTATGAATTTTGATTATTCCGTTGAAAATTAAGCAATAATGATATGGCAACTTTCGCTTTACCATATTCTATTtgcaattttgaaaatatttggtaaccaaagaaaatcaacaAAAAACAGTTATAagttgtcttatttagcattcattaattgttgcgataattaatgaatgctaaataagacaagttctggctattttttttttaccatacCAATTAGAGACATTTAGTGTCTTAAATTTTCTTACTTAACAAAATGTTGATGAATTCACCAATGCATTTGCAGATGAGTTTATATGCTAGTTGGGTTTCAGTTATGATGCCGGGGGACGAGATTCCTAGGTTTATAGCTCATCCGGCGCCGGCGCCATGTCGACCGGAGCAGATTTTATGGCCTTCTCATCAGCATTGTTCGAGTTCCAACACTGAGGCAAGTATGAGGAGAGAAAGTTGTTGAGAGAGTGTTGTTACACCAAACCATTTTTATCTCCATAATTAGTAGCAATGTAAATAGGTCTTAGATTTGAAGGGCAAAATGTGGTTCCATCAAGAATGAATGGAAAGTATTAAAATTGCACTTGATGAGATTGCTAAGACATAAACATTACCATTGAGTGTTAAAACGCACGCTGAAACTCAAAAGTATTAAAATGATGGTAACACGTGAACACGAAATGCGGCATAAAGTTGCTCTCAATGATTTGCAAAAACAATCTCAACAAAACAATACCTTTTGCTTTCTTCTTTGGGCTCCCATATTTGGGATACAATGGACCGAATAGACTCTTCAGTTATTTAATGGGCCTTAAAATAATTTACATGTCAAGGAAGCGGATTCGGTGTTGAGCCCCAAGCCCTGTATTATTTGGAACAACCCTTGTCACATagctaaaaacaaaaacttaaggTTACCAAAACCAAACCAATCATTGAATTGGTAGAACTAAAACTTCAATGGAGATGGAATAGGAAATAATAAATAAGAAATCAACCAAATAGAACACACCACCGAAAACCCTTTGTAAAGGTTTTCTTCCATCGTTTTTGCTGATTCTGAACCACTACTATGAGGAGTGGTTTTGTCCGAGGAGAACACTTTCGCTCACATGAACCACCCAGAGCTCCTGGAGAAGATAATACGAGAGCAGCCAGAAAAGTGAGGAAGGTAGGTGAAGACCAATGCTTTACGGGAGAGTCTATTCTCAAAGCAAGGGAGGAAGAATGGATGGTTGAAGAAGGGATAGGAGGACAAGCTGGAGGTGAAGCTAGAAGGTCCTTCAGTGAGATGGTAAAAGGAGGTAGAACTCTAGTAACAACGGAATCTAACGGTGGAGCTGCAAACCTGGCAAGAAATCAGGAGAATATGATGGAGGAGGataaaagagataaaaaaaaaaaaagaatcacaACCACAAAACAGGAACATTCCAAAGATAAGGGTGGAAAAGGTCAATGGGATCTTCAACTTTGTTTTGAATGAAGCGGCCATGAAGAACCTTAGACATCTGTGGTGGAATACGCTGATTGTGAAGTTGATGGGCAGGAAAATATCATTACCAGTCCTCACCCGCAGGTTAGAGAGTATGTGGGGGAAGCAGGGAAGTATTGAGGTGATCGACATTGGCAACGAGTTCTTCATTGTAAAGTTCTTCTCACAAGAGGACCTTGACTATGCACTGACAGAGGGACCGTGGAGGATCTTTGACCATTATTTATCAATCAAATTTTGGAAGCCGAATTTCAATCCAATGGAGGCAACAATTGATACAGTGGCAGCGTGGGTGAGGTTACCAGGTCTGGCCATTGAGTACTATGACAAAGAGATGCTAGAGAGGATAGGTAATATTGTGGGAAGAACTCTCAAGGTGGATTCCAACACAGCCGAAAAGTGCAGAGGTAAATTTGCTAGGCTGTGTGTGGAGCTCGACTTGACAACACCACTCATATCTCAATATTCCATCAATGGTGTGAGGTATTTGGTGGAATATGAGGGGTTATATGATATATGCTTTACTTGCGGTATGGTAGGCCATGAAAAAGCAAGATGTCCAATGAATGTAGTGACCGGAGAGGAGCAAGATAAGCCGGCGACAACAGGGAAAGAAGACAGTCAAGGAAGAGAGGATGAGGATGTAGAACAGCAGAAGAGAGCCCAGAAGGGTAAAGAAGTAATTACAGAAAATGAGGGGGCTGGAAACTGATATTTTACAGGAGCAATTTGGACCATGGATGGTTGTGAATCGCCAACCACGTGGCAGGAGGACAAAGATAGGAGATGCTGCAGGGGGTAATGGAATGAAAGGAACAAATGATGGTGGACAAAAACAAAATAGTAGGAACGTGCGTGGTACGAGGTTCGCAGTGTTCTTTGCAGAGGAGACAAATGAGGAGGCAGCCAATCATTTGGCAATTAAGGATATTCCACCAGAAAAGACAAACCAGAAGATTCAAGAGCCTAGTATCGTTTCTACAAGCAACCCCACTAATACACACAAGGCACCCAACATGAGCTCATCAATTAACATTTTAGACCAAGCAATTGTTTCAGCCCAACAAAAAAGAAACCAAACAGAAAAACCCAAAAGCCCAAAAAATCCTACTAATATAAAGACCCCAACACCAGCCAACCCAACAAAGAACACCACAGAAACCCAAAAAGAACTCACAAGAAAAACACCCAGCAAACCAAACCCAGCTCATAATTCTGCTACACAATCTATCACCTTAGGCGATCCAAACAATATGGATACATCACAAAACCTTTTATCCCAAATCCCAGAAACTCAAATTGAAAATACACAAGATATTGGGGATGACATGGTCATTCCCGAGACAGCTGTTATGGAGGAGGATCAACACAACTCCATGGACCCAGAACCACCAGACCCACACTATATAGCTTCAAAGATAATGGTGGAAGCAGCTCTTAAATTTAAAGAAGAGGAGCGGAATAAAATATCGGCAGGAGAGGAAATAGCTATGGCCATGCAAGAAAGGTATGAGAGCGACATGCGAGTTGAAAACAACTCAATGAACACAGATAATGGTGAAGATATGTGCCTTGAGAGGGATAAGATGCTGCTGGAACAATAGTTGTCCGGGTGTGCTTCTCTACCTATCTTTCTCTATGATCGTTTTCTCGTGGAATTGTAGAGGAGCAGTGAGTAAGGCTTTCACTCGCTCCATTAAAGAATTTAGTAGGTTATATAAACCTGATTTCATAATACTTCAAGAAACTAGATGTATTGGTGACAAAGCTTTGGAAGTTGTTAGGAGGATTGGGTTTAAATTTTTTCATATAGAAGAAGCCGTTGGCTTCAGTGGTGGTATCTGGATCCTTTGGAAGGACCCGAATATAAATGTTAATGTCAGAGTTTCAAAAACTCAATTTGTGCACTTAGATATTACCATCAGCAATGGGGAGACTTGGCTGCTTACCGCTGGTTATGCTAGCCCCCATGATAGTTTAAGGAAAGAGTTCAGAGAGGATGTAGTCTGCCTTGCAAGAGGTGTACAAAAAGCGTGACTAGTTGTGGGAGATTTCAATGACATAGCGTGCCCTTCAGAAAAGAAAAGAGGGGGAGTACTGATTCTAGAGTGTGCATTAGATTTAAGGAGTGGATTAATGCTTGCGGCCTCATAGACCTTGGCTATGTGGGAACCAAATATACGTGGAGAGGACCTCAATGGCAAGGGCTAGAGCGAGTTTTCAAATGACTTGATAGGGCCTTGGGAAATACAGCTTGGAGAACTAGATTTGAGGAGGCTCGAGTTGATGTTCTTACGAGAACAAACTCTAATCACCACCCCCTCTTAATTACTTTCAAACCACAAGCACAACAACGAAAAGAGAGACCTTTCTATTTTGAGGTTATGTGGAACCTCCATCCGAAATTCAAAGGGTATGTAGAGAGCACCTGGAAGAAACAAGAACCACTTGGTACTGCCTTAAGAAACCTCTCAAGAGGATTGAAGGAATGGAATAGAGATGTTTTTGGTCATATTGGGAAGCAAAAGTAAAAGCTACTCAATCGTATAGGAGGAATTCAGAGGGCGCAAGCTAGGGGCCACAACCCCTTTCTTGAGAGGTTGCAAAAAGAGCTCACAACAGAGCTTGAAAATATTTTGGAGAAGGAGGAGCTAATGTGGCTACAGAAGTCAAGAGAGATGGGTGATTGAAGGCGATCGCAATACAAAGTACTACCATACCAAGACCATTATAAGAAGGAGAAAGAACAAAATCTTAAAGTTGCGTAATGAGAATGGGGAGTGGATGGAAAAAGAGGAGACCATTGCCCAACATGCTATTAATTTCTTTAAGTTGCTGTATAAGGAAGATGAAATTAATAAGCCAGTTTAGCTTGTTATCAATAAGTACCCCCCCACTAGATGAAGAGATCAGGAGAGATATGGATGCATTTCCAATCCCAGAGGAAATTAAAGGAGTTTTTTTAGAATTGGTTCTCTTAAAGCGCCAGGGGAGGACGGCTTCCCGGCTAGTTTTTATAAGGATAATTGGAACTGTATTAAATCTAATGTTCTCTCCGTGGTGGATATCTGTTGGAAAGATCCGGCTTGCATTAGGGAGATGAATAACACGCTGATTACACTCATCCCAAAGACCCCCACACCAGAGTTCATAACCAAGTTTAGTCCCATTTTCCTCTGTAACGTCAGTTATAAAGGGCTATCTAAAATAATAGTTGACAGAATCAAACCCAGGCTGGTGAGTAGAATTGCTCCACAGCAATCCAGCTTTGTTCCAGGTCGAAATATTCATGATAATATATTGATAGCCAAAGAGATAACTCATATTATGAAAAGAATGAGAGGTAAAAAAGGCTTCATGGCGATCAAATTTGACTTTGAGAAAGTCTATGATAGAGTGAGGTGGTCTTTTCTTAACCAATGTTCTGAGGAGTTCGAGGTGACAAGCAAGCTGAGAGAGATTATCATGACATGCGTGTCATTCGtattgtacaagatgtctctggtacgggttgagagatggattgagaacttgcgggttgaggcggATGCCGGATCGCTTGACTtgagcaatggggggaggtacctgcaaagacactccgacgctcaagtcagaatggatctgagaggtataagatGTGCgggatgaatgaatacctgggggAACCTAGGTCCTCTTATTTTATAGGTGgtgatagttatcttatcttatctgaataagataagatagactTTTGAATTTGAAAGTTGGTTGGGGGCTCTAGTAGGGCCGATTTCTGGCCTTCTAGAGTGTTTTGATGGTCCAGACCCGGGTGGCTGGGTTTGGGTTTATTCCGGGTCAtggatccgtgggccggatccgtaacagttgcccccgcaacgggagagcgagcgaggtcggtctgtcgctgggagaTATGGTTTCGGCCGTGAGCGAGGTCGGTTTGTCGTTGAGATGTGTGATCTCGACCGTGAGTGAGGTCGGCTTGTTGCCGAGATATGTAGTCTCGACCGTGGGGGGCCATTAGTTCCTCTCGGGTAGTTGTTTGATTCTTTTTGTCTTTTTGAGGGGAAGTCGGTGCGCCGGCCCCGGTCTTTTATGCCGAAGATTCATCAGGCCGTTTTGGTCTGACGCGGTTCTTCTGTGTCCAATGCGCCTGTTGCATTTTTCGAGGCATACTTTATTGGTTTCTTTCTCCAAGGGGGCATTTATTGTGAGGGGACGTTTTTAGGTGTCTTTCCTTTATTGCCCTTACGTGCCTTTTTATTATTCAGGGCCATTTGCGTCTTTCTGCCATTTTTTTAAAACCGTTTTGGCTTTTCTTCTTACTTTCCTCGTCCATTTTTCTTTTCGTTCTCTCTTCTGAAAGAAAAAATCTCCTTCTCTCTGTGGCGTTTCTGACGTTTCTTTGGGGTTGAGTTTCTGCTTCCCAGCTTCGGCGTTTTCCAGGCTTGTTTTCTGCGTTTCGTGCTTCGAAGGGGCTGAGCACCACTGTGTTGGGTTGGTAGTGGGTAGTAGGCTTTTGGTTGTCTTCCTTGCTTCTGCGTAGGGTTAGTAGGCTGATGGTGGTGCTCCTTCCTGTTTTAGGTATGCATCGACAGAGGAGTGAGGGTGTGGGTACTCCGATAGCCCCTCCAGGGGCGTCCCTGCTCGCTATACCTGGGTGACTAGCGATGTGTGGGACATTCCGTCGTGGATGACGGAGGCCGATCTCCAACGGCTTCGCGATCAGGGGGCGATTTGTGGTGGCGGTGATGCGGAGCGGCAGTACGAGCTTGCCCTCCCGGACGCCGATGAGCGTGTTTGTTATCTGAACCTTGATTCACCCACTGTGCCGGACTGGATGTGGGTTTATGAATCTATGTTTACTCGGCTCGGCATGCGACTTTGTTTTTCCCCGTTTGTTCAGGATCTGCTGGGTCGGTATTCCGTGGCCCCGTCCCAACTTCACCCGAATAGTTGGGCGGCTGTTCGTTCTTTTGAGCTTATGTGTCAGTATCTTGATCTTCCGGTTTCTGTTCccgtcttcctttttctctttttatgtACTCTTCCGACTAAAgaggggaagcataagaagggTATATGTCGTTCCGGGCTTAGCCTCATCGCTGCATATTTAGTTTGTTTGAAGATTCCTTTCATGGTTTCAAGAGAGAGTATTTTAAGGTGTGCCCTGTTCAAGGGCATCGTCCTTTTTGGTTGACGTTAGAGGGCGAGCGCCGGTTTCCGACCTATTAGAATTTTCGCGCCGGGCCGTCGGTTTTGACTAATGCTACCTATGATGATTTGTCTCCAGAGGATAAGGACATTGCTAGTGTCCTTTGGCATTTGTTCGGGGAGCGTCCGTTAAATCCTTGAGACATTTTGGGGGATCCTGTGGCCTGCCAGGCGTATATTGGTGTGTGACTGCCGCTTTCTCTTGtttttttatgtttgttttcCAGTTTTGTAACTTTgagtttttctttgatttttcagttgagatggctggtggctTGACTTCTTTGGCGCGGCTGAAGGCAGCGATGGATCGGGAGGAGGGGTCGTCAGCATCTCCAGCTACCCCTGTCTCTAATCCTGCTGCGGGTTCTCGAGCTGTTTCCCAGGAGGTGATTTCGTCTGGGGTTAGGGTTGGAGCTCGGGCTTCTCCTGGCCCCGTGAACTCGTCTGAGGAGGAAGTCAATGTGGTTACGGCTGCCGAGGCCTCCCAGAAGAGAAAGAGGCCTGAGGAGCCTAGCAGCGAGAACTTGGAGGAGGAGGGTGCTGTTCCTACCGTGATGGACCGACATTTTGATGCTTCAGGGTTCATAGATCAGTATTTGATGCCTGGCACTGAGCCATTTTTTGATGACAGCGATGTTTCTTTTCAAGCTAAGTCGGTGTATCGCGCCCTCCTTCGATCTGCTGTTATTGTCCGGAAGGCTGAGCCCATGATGGCTCAGGTCAGTTTGTTGGACAAGAAACTCTGTCTCTCCCAAGCTGATGCGGCTAAGTTGAAAGAGCAGCTTGAGGCTGCCGAGGTAGTGAGAGAGAAGGCGGCGAAGTCTTCCAAGGAAGCTAGGGCGGAGATATTCCGTCTTTCCGAGGTTGAGACTTCTCTTCTCTCTCAGCTGGGTGTGGAGCGGCAGCGAGCTTCCAATGCGGGTTCTCAGGCAGCCGTGCTCCTTGGCGAGGTGGAGGACTTGAAGGATGAAGTTGCCGCTCTGAAGAAGGAGAAGGCGGAGTTGTTGGCTGACGCGAAGGATGCAATTGCGGCTACCGAGGAAGCGATGAGAGCTCAGGCTTTGGTGTTGGCTCCAGGTGTGGGCGTGTCTATGATGGGGGCTTTCAAGACCGTCCGTGATGGTCAGATCGTTGACCTTGATTAGTTTTTGTTATATCTTGTTATTCCAGTTAGTTTGGACTTGGTTTTATTTTGGATGTTTGGTTGGCCTTGTGGCCGTGTATTTGGTAtgttttgaaattttgtttaTGCCATTGTGGCCGCTTATAATCTCGCTTTTTCTTTGATGACTCGCTTTTTCATTGATGACCCGTGTGGCCGTTCAGGCTTTTGTGTTTTTTGAGCCGTTTTGCATGTTTTTCGAGCCGTCGTGACTTAGGACCTTTGGTAGGCCGTTAGCGTTTGGATATCCGTTTAGGCCCCGAGGGTGATCAGTTCTTTTTAAAAGGGGAAAACAAATGTAGTAAAGAAGGGAAACGAATAATAAAATTCTAGAAGAAAAACGAGGGGTGACCTAGGTAGGTCAGTCTATGTGTAGTAGCGTCGTAAGTTGGCGGCGTTCCATGTCCTGGGGATTTCGTCACCGTTAAGTCGTTCAAGCTTCTATGCTCCCTTTCCGATTGTGGCTTTGATTCTGTATGGCCCTTCCCAGTTGGGGGTGAGTTTTCCTTCCCCTAGGGTCGGGGTCCCAATGTCGTTTCGTCGTAGAACGAGGTCGTTGGGTACAAATTCTCGTCGGATGACGCTGTGGTTGTACCTTAGGCTGATTCtttgttttagggctagctctcTGATATGGGCTATGCTTCTTTCTTCATCGATGAGGTCTCGTTCTGCATCTTCGTCGTTACCCCCGACCGTTCTCCTTGGGCTTGGGTCTCCTATCTCCACTGGGATGACGGCCTCTACGCCGTATGTTAAACAGAAAGGGGTTTC harbors:
- the LOC107621722 gene encoding uncharacterized protein LOC107621722, translated to MVRGYSKNGGEGWAPIGAPVAVKVHKMVDEDLPQHWSNFDSSVNAVSFGFVATAILISMFLLMAIFERFLRPSSSSSPSSSSSSTATPSHNRPHLGFNSKLTHPSPKMSLYASWVSVMMPGDEIPRFIAHPAPAPCRPEQILWPSHQHCSSSNTEASMRRESC